A genomic window from Anticarsia gemmatalis isolate Benzon Research Colony breed Stoneville strain chromosome 6, ilAntGemm2 primary, whole genome shotgun sequence includes:
- the LOC142973427 gene encoding transmembrane protein 138: protein MKLSTPRYTFCIFFQLMFIFCDLIFNCVSLFPRSRDGLLVLFIFQDLFLVLSITTMLMTFFSTYLFQAGLVEVLVRKFRAAGAVCVAYVAASVALHAVWLLEKWASPESVSTPMLIFLFTLQRCLSPWYYFFYKRAALRVSDPRFYEDIDWINQQLQTH from the exons atgaagtTATCTACGCCACGATACacattctgtatattttttcaacttATGTTCATATTTTGTGACCTAATATTTAACTGTGTAAGTTTATTTCCGCGAAGCCGCGATGGATTACTCGTATTGTttat aTTCCAGGACTTGTTCCTGGTACTCTCTATAACTACAATGCTGATGACATTCTTCTCGACGTATCTGTTTCAA GCAGGTTTGGTGGAGGTGCTGGTCCGCAAGTTCCGTGCAGCAGGCGCGGTGTGCGTGGCATACGTCGCTGCCAGTGTGGCCCTGCACGCTGTGTGGCTGCTGGAGAAATGGGCCAGCCCTGAGAGTGTCTCCACTCCCATGCTCATCTTCCTATTCACACTGCAGAGATGCT TGTCTCCATGGTACTATTTCTTCTACAAGCGAGCTGCCCTGCGAGTGAGTGACCCTCGCTTCTATGAGGACATAGACTGGATCAACCAGCAGCTACAAACTCATTAG
- the LOC142973426 gene encoding uncharacterized protein LOC142973426 — MGGDGDRSRYRSRSGDRQRSRDRRERTRDHSRERTRDHSRDRTGDSSRGRTQDRSRERTKDYSRDHTRDRSRDRTRDHSRGRSKDRSGERGGREERARTSHRDDIRDRDRSHKDRDRGRSTYKDAVYNGGGLGAGLGGGGGGPAARGRYKPQEEEFLDARREERERIGQIGVSSVWGKSPLRADSEEEPEPENASSSKDKKKSKKSKDKEKDTKQKLKKLKKKLKKVKKARKKAKKKKAKSSSSDSSSSSEEDEEEVWVEKGKEHEVETSSTKSKSSKKDSESGELASEAFGPVPRVGPALGHKDFGRALLPGEGAAMAAYVAEGKRIPRRGEIGLTSDEIAAYESVGYVMSGSRHRRMEAVRIRKENQIYSADEKRALAAFSKEERAKRENAILSQFRDVLQARSARRDNT; from the exons ATGGGTGGCGACGGAGATCGTAGTCGTTATCGTTCTCGCAGCGGGGATCGTCAAAGGAGCCGAGACAGGCGGGAACGAACAAGAGACCACAGTCGGGAACGCACCAGAGACCACAGTAGGGACCGTACAGGTGACAGCAGTCGGGGCCGCACGCAAGACCGTAGTCGAGAACGTACCAAGGATTACAGTCGAGATCATACCAGAGACCGTAGTCGGGACCGGACGAGGGACCACAGTCGGGGCCGCAGCAAAGACCGCAGTGGGGAGCGAGGCGGCAGAGAGGAACGCGCGCGAACAAGTCACCGCGATGACATTCGAGATCGGGATAGAAGCCACAAAGACCGCGACAGGGGACGCAGCACTTATAAGGACGCCGTGTATAACGGTGGAGGATTGGGCGCAG GTCTTGGTGGAGGTGGTGGTGGTCCAGCGGCTAGAGGTCGCTATAAGCCTCAAGAGGAAGAGTTCCTGGATGCCAGGAGAGAGGAGCGAGAGAGGATTGGCCAAATTGGAGTGTCTTCTGTCTGGGGCAAGTCTCCACTGAGAGCTGA TTCAGAAGAGGAACCAGAGCCAGAAAATGCAAGCAGCAGCAAAGACAAGAAAAAGAGCAAGAAGTCCAAAGACAAAGAAAAAGACACCAAACAAAAACTTAAGAAGTTAAAGAAGAAGCTCAAGAAAGTAAAGAAGGCTAGAAAGAaagctaagaagaagaaggctAAGAGTTCCAGCAGTGACTCCTCCTCCAGCAGTGAGGAGGACGAGGAGGAAGTGTGGGTGGAGAAAGGAA AGGAGCATGAAGTAGAGACATCAAGTACTAAATCAAAATCCAGCAAGAAAGATTCTGAATCTGGTGAGCTAGCATCGGAAGCATTTGGTCCCGTGCCTCGCGTGGGGCCAGCCCTGGGACACAAGGACTTCGGCCGAGCCCTACTGCCGGGTGAAGGCGCCGCCATGGCCGCGTACGTCGCTGAGGGAAAGAGAATACCTAGGAGAGGAGAGATTGGACTCACTTCTGATGAAATTGCCGCATATGAGTCTGTTGGTTATGTTATGAGTGGAAGCAG ACATCGTCGCATGGAGGCGGTGCGTATCCGCAAAGAGAACCAGATCTACTCGGCGGACGAGAAGCGAGCGCTGGCCGCCTTCAGCAAGGAGGAGCGCGCCAAGCGGGAGAACGCCATCCTGTCACAGTTCCGTGATGTACTTCAGGCCCGCAGTGCTCGCCGCGACAACACCTAG